A region of Argentina anserina chromosome 5, drPotAnse1.1, whole genome shotgun sequence DNA encodes the following proteins:
- the LOC126795468 gene encoding uncharacterized protein LOC126795468, which produces MGSKSTAAFFIFLICMVTALPPIQACGPCTQSHPPQPPKHRCHSKSPSHPKHPPHNGGGGEAMEEEAVVVVEAEVVVIRNGGGGGGGRGKRHPPLAKSTTCPIDSLQLGLCVDVLGGLVRIGLGDPVENVCCPVLQGLFELEAAICLCTIIRLRLLNLNIYIPLALQALITCSITPPPGFVCPPL; this is translated from the exons ATGGGTTCGAAGTCTACTGCAGCGTTCTTCATCTTTTTGATTTGCATGGTAACTGCGTTGCCACCAATTCAAGCTTGTGGGCCTTGTACCCAATCTCATCCACCACAACCACCTAAACATCGTTGCCATTCCAAAAGTCCTTCCCATCCTAAACACCCACCACACAACGGAGGTGGAGGCGAGGCGATGGAGGAGGaggcggtggtggtggtggaggcaGAAGTGGTGGTCATCCGAAA cggaggaggaggtggaggtggcAGGGGTAAACGTCATCCCCCTCTTGCCAAATCGACTACTTGTCCTATTGATTCGCTGCAGTTAGGGCTTTGTGTAGATGTGCTTGGTGGTTTGGTGCGTATAGGGTTGGGGGATCCAGTTGAGAATGTTTGTTGTCCCGTCCTTCAAGGGTTGTTCGAGCTTGAAGCTGCGATATGTCTTTGCACGATTATAAGGCTTAGGCTGCTGAACCTAAACATCTATATTCCTCTTGCTCTTCAAGCTCTGATCACTTGCAGCATAACTCCTCCTCCTGGTTTCGTATGTCCTCCTCTTTAA